One window of Nicotiana tomentosiformis chromosome 11, ASM39032v3, whole genome shotgun sequence genomic DNA carries:
- the LOC138902100 gene encoding uncharacterized protein, whose translation MVEKGCLSYLAFVRDISAENPDIDYVPVVRDFPYVFPADLSGMPPDRGIDFGIDLEGRVIAYDSRQLKPNEKNNLVHDLELAAIVHALKTWRHYFYGKANMVADALSRKVVSMGSLAFLPVGERALAVYVHALANRVLRMNGRICVPNVDGLRELILQEGHSSRYFIYPGTTKMYQDLRQHYWWRRMKKDIVGFVARCLNCQQIKYEHQRPGGFLQRIDIPEWK comes from the exons atggttgagaagggttgtttatcttatctggcttttgtgagggatattagtgCAGAGAACCCTGatattgattatgttccggtggtgcgagattttccgtatgtatttcctgcagacctgtcgggtatgccgcctgataggggtattgactttggtattgatttg gaaggtagagtgattgcttatgattcgcgccagttgaagcctaaTGAGAAGAACaaccttgttcatgatttggaactagctgccatcgttcatgcattgaagacttggaggcattacttctacg ggaaggccaatatggtagctgatgccttgagtaggaaggtagtgagtatgggtagtcttgcttttCTTCCCGTTGGAGAGAGAGCTCTTGCGGTTTATGTTCATGCTTTGGCCAACCG GGTATTGAGGATGAATGGtaggatttgtgtgcccaatgtggatgggctacgtgagttgattcttcaagagGGCCACAGTTCGCGATATTTCATTTATCCGGGTACCAcaaaaatgtatcaggacttgaggcagcactattggtggaggaggatgaagaaggacatagtggggtttgtagctcgatgcctTAATTGTCAGCAgataaaatatgagcatcagagaccaggtggctttCTTCAGAGGATagatattccagagtggaagtga